The proteins below come from a single Rosa rugosa chromosome 2, drRosRugo1.1, whole genome shotgun sequence genomic window:
- the LOC133732132 gene encoding fasciclin-like arabinogalactan protein 1, producing the protein MQLRPATTAGALVLSVVVLLFSVAHAHNITSMLAKHPEFSTFNHYLSLTHLAADINDRTTITVCAVDNSAMSALLAKHLSIYSIKNILSLHVLLDYFGAKKLHQITNGTALAATMFQATGSAPGSAGFVNITDLKGGKVGFTPEDNDGSFAAHFVKSVDELPYNISVIQISNVLPSAAAEAPTPGPAEVNLTGIMSAHGCKVFAETLLANPDASKTFDEAVDGGLTVFCPGDDAFKAFLPKYKNLSAPGKAALLEYHAAPVYQSMPMLKSNNGLMNTLATNGAEKYDFTVQNDGQAVTLKNKLVTAKIIGTLIDQQPLAIYTINKVLTPKELYKGAAPTPAPAPAPEKAADAPKSSKAAPSPDDADSPADSPEDDPADQTADDSGAFALGRVGFGGLILSVCLGFSLL; encoded by the coding sequence ATGCAGCTCCGTCCGGCAACCACCGCCGGCGCCTTGGTCCTCTCCGTCGTCGTCTTGCTCTTCTCCGTCGCCCACGCGCACAACATCACGAGCATGCTGGCCAAGCACCCTGAGTTCTCCACCTTCAACCACTACCTAAGCTTGACCCACCTTGCCGCCGACATCAACGACCGCACCACCATAACCGTCTGCGCCGTCGACAACTCCGCCATGTCCGCCCTCCTCGCCAAGCACCTCTCCATCTACTCCATCAAGAACATCCTCTCCCTCCACGTCTTGCTCGACTACTTCGGCGCCAAGAAGCTCCACCAGATCACCAACGGCACCGCCCTCGCTGCCACCATGTTCCAGGCCACCGGCTCCGCCCCCGGCTCCGCCGGCTTCGTCAACATCACCGACCTCAAGGGCGGAAAGGTCGGATTTACCCCCGAGGACAACGACGGCTCCTTCGCCGCGCATTTCGTCAAGTCCGTCGACGAACTCCCCTACAACATCTCCGTCATCCAAATCAGCAACGTCCTCCCCTCCGCCGCCGCCGAGGCTCCGACGCCGGGCCCCGCCGAGGTCAATCTCACCGGGATCATGTCGGCCCACGGCTGCAAGGTCTTCGCCGAGACGCTCTTGGCCAACCCCGACGCGTCCAAGACCTTCGACGAAGCCGTCGACGGCGGCCTGACCGTGTTCTGCCCCGGCGACGACGCTTTCAAGGCCTTCCTGCCGAAATACAAGAACCTCTCGGCGCCCGGAAAAGCTGCATTGCTGGAGTACCACGCCGCTCCGGTGTACCAGTCCATGCCGATGTTGAAGTCCAACAATGGGTTGATGAACACTTTGGCCACCAACGGAGCGGAGAAGTACGACTTCACCGTCCAAAACGACGGTCAGGCGGTGACCCTCAAGAACAAGCTAGTGACGGCCAAGATCATCGGCACGCTTATCGATCAGCAGCCCCTTGCTATATACACTATAAACAAGGTTTTGACGCCCAAGGAGCTGTACAAGGGAGCGGCTCCAACTCCGGCGCCGGCTCCGGCACCAGAGAAAGCCGCCGACGCTCCCAAGAGTTCCAAGGCGGCGCCGTCCCCCGACGACGCCGATTCCCCGGCTGACTCGCCGGAAGACGACCCGGCCGATCAGACTGCTGACGACAGTGGAGCCTTTGCGTTGGGAAGAGTGGGGTTTGGGGGTTTGATTCTCAGCGTGTGCCTTGGCTTTTCACTGTtgtaa
- the LOC133730588 gene encoding uncharacterized protein LOC133730588, whose protein sequence is MFPLKLAVFFTALCLSVFSNLVFIKEISGDATPASPSANCVTCTTCQYPCPPAGGDPLYPPPPPSQTGEYQPPPPPQQPSHQGKCPPGQYQCCQYPQGYSPPGPIPQYLTPPGTFGGGGGGGYVPYPYNSASSSPLSVLLSVLVMVLFSAAVIF, encoded by the coding sequence atgtttCCTCTGAAACTCGCTGTGTTTTTCACAGCACTGTGTTTGTCTGTCTTCTCCAACCTTGTTTTCATCAAGGAGATCTCTGGAGACGCCACACCTGCTTCTCCTAGTGCTAATTGCGTCACTTGCACTACATGTCAGTACCCATGTCCTCCCGCAGGAGGGGACCCCTTATATCCCCCACCTCCACCATCACAAACCGGAGAGTACCAGCCACCGCCACCGCCTCAACAGCCTAGTCATCAAGGAAAATGTCCCCCAGGTCAGTATCAGTGTTGCCAATACCCTCAGGGATACTCCCCTCCGGGCCCGATTCCTCAGTACCTCACCCCTCCAGGGACctttggaggaggaggaggaggaggatatgTGCCTTACCCTTACAATTCGGCTTCTTCGTCTCCTTTGTCAGTCTTGCTTTCAGTACTTGTGATGGTGCTGTTCTCAGCTGCTGTTATCTTTTAA